One Phoenix dactylifera cultivar Barhee BC4 chromosome 14, palm_55x_up_171113_PBpolish2nd_filt_p, whole genome shotgun sequence DNA window includes the following coding sequences:
- the LOC103701214 gene encoding uncharacterized protein LOC103701214: protein MPATEYQGSSTPFSSIGRSILNTRREQVHAMDAGHHHDAGLDQELDAFQRRVAAFFHDLGASTSAGDDLLSLAWVRKLLDTFLVCQEEFRVVLFNHRAAVGRPPLDRMIADFFDRGVKALDVCNAIRDGIEQLRQWRKHLEIVLVALADQKQRRGALGEGQLRRARKALTDLTLLMLDDKDAAGSILSRCNRSFGRSSGSSSRDHHHHHRASGGHFRSLSWSVSRSWSAARQLQAIANNLAAPRGHEVVATGGLAVAIFTMSSALLFVMWALVAAIPCQDRGLGIHFSIPRSYPWAAPIMSLHERIVEESKKKERKSSSGLLKEIHQIEKCFHHLTELMDAIQFPMIEEKEAELRLGVEELAQVCESMDGGLDPLERQVREVFHRIVRSRTEGLDCLSHYPE from the coding sequence ATGCCCGCTACCGAATACCAAGGATCATCGACGCCGTTCTCGTCGATTGGCCGTTCGATCTTGAACACACGGCGGGAGCAGGTTCACGCCATGGACGCCGGCCACCACCACGACGCCGGTCTGGACCAGGAGCTCGACGCCTTCCAGCGCCGTGTCGCCGCCTTCTTCCACGATCTCGGCGCCTCCACCTCGGCAGGCGATGACCTTCTTTCCCTGGCCTGGGTCCGGAAGCTTCTGGATACCTTCCTCGTGTGCCAGGAGGAGTTCCGCGTGGTCCTCTTCAACCACCGTGCTGCCGTCGGTCGGCCGCCGCTTGATCGGATGATCGCCGACTTCTTCGACCGCGGCGTCAAGGCGCTCGACGTCTGCAACGCGATCCGCGACGGGATCGAGCAGCTCCGACAGTGGCGGAAGCATTTGGAGATCGTTCTCGTTGCGCTCGCCGACCAGAAGCAGCGGCGCGGGGCCCTCGGAGAGGGCCAGCTCCGGCGGGCCCGGAAGGCCCTCACCGACCTCACCCTCCTCATGCTCGACGATAAGGACGCCGCCGGCTCCATCCTCTCCCGCTGCAACCGCTCCTTCGGCCGCAGCAGCGGCTCCTCTAGCCGCgaccaccatcaccaccaccgCGCCTCCGGCGGCCACTTCCGCTCCCTCTCCTGGAGCGTCTCCCGGTCATGGTCCGCCGCCCGCCAGCTACAGGCGATTGCGAACAACCTCGCCGCCCCTCGCGGCCACGAGGTCGTGGCCACCGGCGGCCTTGCAGTCGCTATCTTCACCATGAGCTCGGCGCTCCTCTTCGTCATGTGGGCACTTGTTGCTGCAATCCCCTGCCAGGACCGTGGCCTTGGTATCCACTTCTCCATCCCCCGGAGCTACCCGTGGGCGGCCCCCATCATGTCGCTTCACGAACGGATCGTTGAGGAGTCCAAGAAAAAGGAGCGAAAGAGTTCGAGCGGGCTATTGAAGGAAATCCACCAGATTGAGAAGTGTTTTCACCACCTGACGGAATTAATGGATGCAATCCAGTTTCCAATGatagaggagaaggaggcggAGTTAAGGCTGGGGGTGGAGGAGCTGGCCCAAGTTTGCGAGTCCATGGACGGAGGCCTGGATCCCCTGGAACGCCAGGTGAGAGAGGTGTTCCATAGGATTGTACGCAGCCGAACCGAGGGTCTTGATTGCTTGTCTCACTACCCTGAGTGA